The segment TTCTTGACACACTGGTGTATGCAGCTTGAACACCATGTACACGTTGGAAGATATTCTGGGTTCATGCCCAAGAAACCTTAAAAGCGGAATTTAAATTATTCAAAATACACATCAAGTGCGTATCTTGGTTAGTGTGCATGCttgcgtgtgtatgtacgtatgtgcatgtgttgtgaattggcgtgtgtgtgtgtgtgtgtgtgtgtgtgtgtgtgtgtgtgtgtgtgtgtgtgtgtgtgtgtgtgtgtgtgtgtgtgtgttagtgagtgagagtgtgtgtgtgtgtgtgtgtgtgtgtgtgtgtgtgtgtgtgtgtgtgtgtgtgcgcgcgtgtgtgtgtgtgcgtgtgtgtgtttaactgtAACACTCTTCACACTCTGCCCCGCCCTTCTCACACAATAACAAAGAGAGACATTGCATGGCAGGGAGACTGACAAAACACCTCAACTGTCGACTAAAACAACAGTAAATAACTGAAAAGTTAcaactttttctttatttggtgtttaacgtcgttttcaaccacgaaggttatatcgcgacggggaaaggggggagatgggatagagccacttgtcaattgtttcttgttcacaaaagcattaatcaaaaatttgctccaggggcttgcaacgtagtacaatatatattaccttactgggagaatgcaagtttccagtacaaaggacttaacatttcgtacatactgcttgactaaaatatttacaaaaattgactatattctatacaagaaacacataACAAGGgtaaacagagaaacagaatccgttagtcgcctcttacgacatgatggggagcatcgggtaaattcttccccctaacccgcggggggtaagttACAACTCAACTGTTCACTCGAACATAAGTAAATCCATGAAAAGGTACAACCTCAACTGCtgactaaaacaaacaaaaccactcACTCATTCTGCATTAAAGACACATTTAAAATCAGAATCAAATTATTATgaataaagaagaaaacaaggccTTTAATTTGTTTGTGCATGAAAGCTACGTACACATGCACCATTACAAACAGTGCACATTCTTTTGATCAGTCTAGTCATAACTTGTCACGTGACCTAAGGCCGGGACGCCCCGaacaagagacacacacactgctacCCGCGCAGAGCTCGCCAGAGTGTCACTGTGGGCGGATCAGACTAGTGTGTAGCTGTTTCTTTCAGTTCGTTCGGTAAGTTTAATTTCTACGCTTCATGTTGTCGATCAGGTAAACACGTCGCGATACCGCTTACTGCCTGTCAAAACTAAATCAGTCAGCAAGTTAGTGTACATGTTATTTAACCTTGCGAAAAGCATAGTGTCTGTGTTGTCACAGTGCAGCTATTTTCGGTTTCCATTTCTCAGAAATGTCGATTAATAATACTGTAGGCTACATCATTCTGGCTACCTGcgctgaaaaaaaggacaagaTTGAACATCGAGCACTGGTGATACTTTCGTCGTGTTACATGTTTGTGACTGCTTCATGATGAACACTGTCGGCATGATTTACTTTGGTGAATTGGAGTTTAAAGTTTAGCACACAGATTCTATTCTCGGTGTCTGTGTGCATCGCTTCACTTCCTGGTTTATCCAAGGGAGGCAACTAATCCCTTTGGCATGTCAGACCTATAGTTGTCGTTGGTGCAAGTTGTCTCTCTTAGACCAGTGTAAGTACTCCAGTAGCAGCTAATGTCCATATTCTTCTGTCCACTCCACACCTGCTATTGATAAGAGGACGACGGATTTTGTTGTGTTAAACTAACCAGATTTGTTTCAATTTAAGTTCATGCTCTCAGGTCTGCATTGTGTgcctattttgtgtgtgcttattGTGTTTTAACAGTCTGTTCTGTGTAGCTTGTTGCTGCCTGTGCACGATGTAGAGCATTGGTCTGTGCTCTGTAGACTGTTTCCATTTgaaggtgtttgtgtgtgtgtgtgtgtgtgtgtgtgtgtgtgtgtgtgtgtgtgtgtgtgtgtgtgtgtgtgtgtgtgtgtgcgtgtgttctcCCCTCCTATCTATCCCTTTTCATTCTAATTATCCCTAGACCCCTTCTTTGTCGCGCCCATTTCCAATTTTGAGTAGAAAACagcagcaaaaaacaacaaacaaacaaacatctggTTTATACTATTAACACAAACTCGCCGACTAATGcttatttaactttttttcataTTGTACAGTATAACATGTTTTTAAATACAGTATAAAGTATGTCCTCCTCAATCTGGTAAACATGTGACCGACACTCATTGAAACCCAAACCCAAGACGATGCgaaaagagggaaagagtcgtACATAGAAGACCAATTTAATGAATCGTGATATCTCGAGATTAGTTGAATTGTATGGCGTACATGTTTTGTGTAAACAGGATTTgctgtcttttctttttccacTGATGTACCGTTTACATTGCAGGGCGCAAACACAGCTATCACCATGGCAACGGCAGCTGTAACGACCGTAGCACCCAGTGACATGGAGTGTACAGTATGCCATGAACATTTCACACTTCCCAGAATCCTCCCTTGCGGCCATCTTCTGTGTCGGGACTGTCTGGTCACGTGGTTACACTCACAACCGGAAGCCAACTGCCCCCTGTGCAGATGTGAAATCGTGGATCCCAAGCAGCACAAGGGTAAGAGCTTTGAAGACATCGCTGACGGGTTTCCAACTGACTTTGCGATGGCGGCCATGGTTGAAGCGGACCGTGTGCTTTCTAAGCAACacgagtgttgtgtgtgtgtcaacaaggCGGCGGTGGATGTCTGTATCAACTGTTCCGACATGTTCTGCGCGTCTTGCAGTCATGTTCACTCAAAACAGTCCATGTCCAAACATCACACGATTGAAAGCCTGAGCTCCCTGACGGCGGAAACACTGGCCGCTAAGCGCCCCGCCACCTGTCAAGTCCATGACGACGAAGTGTCCAAACTGTACTGCCCCACGCACGGCGTTTCCATCTGCTTGTTTTGCGCCACCGCGGACCACCGCCAGTGCCCGGATGTGACGAAACTGGAGAGCAAAATGGCGGAGGCGCGTTCCGCGCTGGCCGACCTAGCGGCCATTTTgagtaggggagagagagaactggCAGAAGCCATCGCAGTACTGGACAAGGACATCCTAGAGATTGACCAACGCACCCAGGCCACTGTTGCTGAGGTAGAGGCGGCATGCGATCGCTTGGAGAAATCCGTAAAGGAGTGTCGCCATCGTCTGAGAGAGCTGGCACTCAGCATGGGCTGTGACGTCAAGGACAAAGTGATCCAAGTAAAGACAATCTTTGTGCAGCGAAAAGGCAAGGTGACCACACACAGAGTCATAGTGCAGCGTGCTGAAGGCTTTCCCACCCTCGGCTCTCTCGGCAAAATGGCGTCACAAATGGGGACTCGCGTTCACGACCTTGACCTTACATCCACCTTGCCGCCAGATGTCAAGGACATCTCTAAGGTGACCGTTGACGCACAAGCTGTGTCACGTATTGTACAGGAGCTGTCAACGTTGCGCCTGGTACAGGTACGTAGAACTTAATCAAAGcagctttttttcaaccttGATTTTCTAGTTCAAACAGGTATTCTTGGTTATTTTTGGAATTGAAAATGTTTTACAATGGGGAGTTTGCTGGATTTTTGCAGCACCAATTTATAAAATAGAAGCGTAAGATAGAGCGCTCACTAACACAGCTGGTGGTGTGCTAAGAATTCACGTGAAGTGCTTACACCCATAGCAGCAAATGTAACACAGTGAAATAGACTATGTGTTTGTCGGGCGGAAGAAGAGGTGCGGCGCAGCTTGAAGCCGAGGCAATCACAATGTACAGCCTTGCTACTGATCAGTGAGGGTAAGTAGCGTCACAATGTACAGCCTTGCTACTGATCAGTGAGGGTAAGTAGCGTCACAATGTACAGCCTTGCTACTAATCAGTGAGGGTAAGTAGCGTCACAATGTATAGCCTTGCTACCGATCAGTGAGGGTAAGTACCGTCACAATGTACAGCCTTGCTACTGATCAGTGAGGGTAAGTAGCGTCACAATGTACAGCCTTGCTACTGATCAGTGAGGGTAAGTAGCGTCACAATGTACAGCCTTGCTACTGATCAGTGAGGGTAAGTAGCGTCACAATGTACAACCTTGCTACTGATCAGTGAGGGTAAGTAGCGTCACAATGTACAGCCTTGCTACTGATCAGTGAGGGTAAGTAGCGTCACAATGTACAGCCTTGCTACTGATCAGTGAGGGTAAGTAGCGTCACAATGTACAGCCTTGCTACTGATCAGTGAGGGTAAGTAGCGTCACAATGTACAGCCTTGCTACTGATCAGTGAGGGTAAGTAGCGTCACAGTGACCAGGAAGCTCCAATGAGCATGTTTGTCATCTCCGCTCGGTATGGACAGGAGTCTATTTCTTGCACATCAAGCTTTGGTGTGTTAAACTCTGTGCATGAGAACTGTTCCGTTTCGTATAAGGAAAGGTAATTTATTTCACTGTATTGAGAGGAATGTCTTTTCTACATCACCAGTAAATCAGTAAACATTGTATGTGTCCAACCCAGAGAGAGCAGCAGTTTTCTGAGAAATGGCTTTCATTTTGTCTTCATATCGAAAATGTTCTAGTCAGTATAGATTTATTGTGTATCTGCTTAATTTCTCTTTTTTCGCTCTTGAATACAGGATTTGCCTACTCTTCGTTTCCATGACAACCACGGACAGAAGATCAGGCTGAGTAACGACCACCAGACAGCTCACAGGACGTCAGACTCTAGGGACGGTATTGTGATGTCACGTGACCCTATGTTGGCAGGCATGTTGTATCAGGTGAGGGACCCCCAGAATCACGCAtgcacccccacacacacagaaaacacgcacacgcacgcacgcacgcacgcacgcacgcacgtacgtacacacactgtgacacacacacacacacacacacatacacacacacacacacacacacacacacacacacacacacacacatacatacacacacacacacacacacacacacacacacacacacaaacacacactctatTTTTGTCTCATTCtttctgtgtctatctctctttctctctgtccctcgatttgtgtctgtctgtcttatgaTGTAtccctgtttgtctgtgtcagtTAGTCTAtcttttaatgtgtgtgtgtctgtctcagtaAGTCTATCTTttaatgtctgtgtgtctgtctcatttagTCTAtcttttaatgtgtgtgtgtctgtgttagacTGGTTCGATTTGTTTGTTGGATTATGAATCTCAGTCTTTCTATTCTTTGAATTGTCTGCTTATGTATCTTTGGTTATCTATGTATGTTTTCTGTCCCTGTATGTCcatctctgtttgtttctctgtctgattATTatccatgtatgtatgtgtgtctgtctctgtctgtctctgtctgtctctgtctgtctctgtctgtctctgtctgtctctgtctgtctctgtctgtctctgtctgtctctgtctgtctctgtctgtctgtctgtctctgtctgtctctgtctgtctctgtatgtctctgtctgtctctgtatgtttctgtatgtctctgtttctctgtctgactCCCCTTCACGTGTTAAATCTCTCACCAAAccccttttgtctgtctgactccccTTCACGTGTTAAATCTCTCACCAAA is part of the Littorina saxatilis isolate snail1 linkage group LG15, US_GU_Lsax_2.0, whole genome shotgun sequence genome and harbors:
- the LOC138948613 gene encoding tripartite motif-containing protein 2-like, with the translated sequence MATAAVTTVAPSDMECTVCHEHFTLPRILPCGHLLCRDCLVTWLHSQPEANCPLCRCEIVDPKQHKGKSFEDIADGFPTDFAMAAMVEADRVLSKQHECCVCVNKAAVDVCINCSDMFCASCSHVHSKQSMSKHHTIESLSSLTAETLAAKRPATCQVHDDEVSKLYCPTHGVSICLFCATADHRQCPDVTKLESKMAEARSALADLAAILSRGERELAEAIAVLDKDILEIDQRTQATVAEVEAACDRLEKSVKECRHRLRELALSMGCDVKDKVIQVKTIFVQRKGKVTTHRVIVQRAEGFPTLGSLGKMASQMGTRVHDLDLTSTLPPDVKDISKVTVDAQAVSRIVQELSTLRLVQDLPTLRFHDNHGQKIRLSNDHQTAHRTSDSRDGIVMSRDPMLAGMLYQVQINEVNNNYSRTYLGVVTKSPDTFTLPGTFSDPHPAVLGVTPYDVRIFGDRKFEEWSVLNKLAAGSKVGLAVDTDRSLHLYVDGKHQGVVAPDIPTPCYFMFDMFWYCTKMTALPVTSVP